The Fluviicola sp. genome segment AGTTTCAATAGTGACGGTTTCATTACTCCGCGTTTATCCTTAACTTATTTCCCGGTGAAATATGTTTACCACAACGGGAGATTTGTCCGCCGGGGAGTTCGTTACCGTTTTTCTTCCGGATTGTATTATCAGCCTCCTTTTTACCGGGAGTTCCGGACATTTACCGGGCAACTCAATCAGAACGTAAAATCGCAGAAGTCAGCGCATTTTGTATTAGGAATGGATTACAGTTTCTTTATGTGGAAACGCGAGGCTCCTTTTAAATTCTCTGCAGAAGCTTATTACAAATACTTATGGGACGTAAACCCTTACGAAGTTGACAACGTTCGTACGCGCTATTTTGCCAACAACGATGCTGTGGCTTACGCGACCGGTTTGGACCTGAACCTGAACGGTGAATTCGTTCCCGGCCTGATGTCCTTTTTTAAATTGGGATTACTTTCTACGAAGGAAGATATCAAAGGCGATTATTACTACGATTATTACAATGCTGCGGGTGAAAAGATTATTTACGGGTACAGCGAAGATCAGGTTGCGGTGGATTCAAACCGGGTAAATCCAGGATATATCCGCAGACCGACGGATCAGCATGTTACCGTTGGTGTATTGTTCCAGGATCACATGCCCGGATTACAGCAATTGACCTGTCAGGTTGGAATTACCTATGGTTCCCGTTTGCCTTATGGTCCGCCGGATCATTCGCGCTACAAGGATACTCTGACCATGAAATCTTATTTCCGCGTGGATATGGGGATGTCTTACGATATCCTGTACCGAAAACCGGGAAAAACGCGGAATTTCCTGAAGAAAATGGAAAGTGCTATCATTTCGTTTGAGGTGTTTAACCTGCTTGGGGTGAATAACGTGCTCTCCAAGCAATGGGTACAAGACGTTTCCGGGAAGTATTATTCGATCCCGAATTATCTGACGCAGCGAAGGTTCAATGTGAAGTTGATAGTCAGGATTTAGCAAACCGTCATTCAATCCTCAAAATACGCATAGACATGCGTCTATTTACCCAGTGTGGGCGCGGGATTGCGGGGTATTGAGCTAGAGGTAAGATGCTGATTTTTCCTGAACGATTTAAGGTAGTGAACTCACTGTCGAATTACGTGACACAGAAGGTTCAATGTGAAGTTGATAGCCAGATTTAGTGCACCGTCATTCAATCCTCAAAATACGCATAGACATGCGTCTATTTGCCCAGTGTGGACGCGGGATTGCCGGGTATTGAGCTTAGAAGTAAGATGCTAATTTTCCTGAACGATTTAAGGTTGTGAACTCACTGTCGAATTACGTGACGCAGCGAAGGTTCAATGTGAAGTTGATAGCCAGATTTAGTGCACCGTGATTCAATCCTCAAAATACGCATAGACATGCGTCTATTTGCCCAGTGTGGGCGCGCGATTGCGGAAGAATCTGTTGTCTTAAATAAGCACGTTAATCTTCCAGGAACCATCTTAAAGCATTGAGCTCATCCTCACATTCATAATTCAGGAACCAGTAATAGTCTTCATCAAAAAAATCTCCCTTGATTAATCCGGTGGATTTCAGGACCATTAAATGATGATGAATGGTTGGTTGACTTAACTTCAATACATCTGACAAATATATTCCGTTTGTTCTACCGTCTTCTATAATTGTCTTTAGAATGGTAATCCTTGCGGGTACAGATATGGCTCTTGCAACGTCAGATTTCCGGATTTGAGTACGTGGATAAATGGCTAGTTTAATTGCTCCCATGATGAACTGATTTTTTACGATTTCTACTTAAGTTAGTGTAAAAGATCATTTCAAACAAGTACTTTTTGGAGAAAAAATACGGATAGACATCCGTCTATTTGGCTTTGTTTATACCGTAGGTTGATCCTGATTTTGGTTCCTGTTGTACCGGATCTGCAACAAACATCCGGTCATAATCAGCAAATCACCTGCAAGCATGGAAATCATCCCTATCCCGGTATTTCCGTGAATGGGCCCACTCCAATGAAAGCCGATAAAAGTACACCCTATAAAAGTTATTGCAACAGCTGAGATAGCGAATAGAATGACCAATACTCGGGCGATTACTCTTTTCCCATGGTATCCGCAAACGAGCGGAATAGTAAGCAGCAGGAAATTCAGGTAGTAAACCGAATGAGTAATCCCGAAAGCGGGTCTGGCAATGAATTTTCCGAAATTGTTTTCTCCTTTGAGATGAATGATGGAATAACCCAACGGAAGAAACCCGGCAAATGCCAGGGCGATGATTCCAAGCGTGATGAAAGTCTGGTGAGTTGCCTTTGAATGCATTACATCTGTTCCAAAACGGCAATGCGTTTTTCGATAGGAGGGTGGGTGGCAAATAAACCTGCAAATCCTGCACCGTCCAATGCTTTGTGTTCGATGAACATTTGCTTGACGTCCTCGCTTTTTACGTTAGAAACCTCCGAATGACCGGAGATTTTACGCAAAGCGGAAGCCATAGCACGTGAGTTGCGTGTCATTTGTACAGCACCTGCATCGGCAAGGTATTCGCGTCTGCGGGATAAAGCGAATTTGAAAAGGACTGACAATAACAAGGCAACGGCTGAAATGACTAATGCAATCAAAACACCTTTGTTGTCATCTTTATCTCTGCGGCCTCCGCCCCAAAGCAGGTTGCGCAGTAAAAGGTCTACCGCGAAAGAAAGAATCCCGACAAAAATGATGGAAACAATCAGTAAACGAACGTCTTTGTTTCGAATGTGCGTTAGTTCGTGGGCGATTACACCTTCCAGTTCTTCGTCGTTCAAATGGTCGATAATACCAGTTGTGAGCGTAACGGCGTAGCTTTTTTCATTGATCCCGCTGGCAAAAGCGTTCAGAGCCGGAGAATCAATCACAAACAATTGCGGCATTTTCATTCCTACGGACATGCATAAGTTTTCCGTCAGGTTGTAAACACGCATGTTCTCTCTGCGCTCCAGTGGACGTGAGCCGGAAGCCATCTGGATCATCGAAGCGTTGAAAAAATAAGCGATCAGGAACCAGATCAATACTCCTGCGATCACAAAAGGAATTGTTGTGATAAAGCGCTGATTGACTTGTTCCATGTGATCTTTTCCTCCCATCATAAAGAAGAAAAAAGCATAGACTCCCGCTAAAATCAATAACGGGAATCCTGCCAATATCAAAGCTGATTTTAAATTGTTGCTTCGGATCTGTTGATGAAGACCAATATAAGCTGCCATTCAGACCAATTAGAATTTAACTTCAGGAGCTTTGTCCAAAGTCTGGCGTTGCTCCACTCCAAGGTCGAACATCGGTTCTGTTTTGTATCCTTTGAAACCAGCGATCAAACTGCTTGGGAACTGTTCGATACCGTTGTTGTATTCTTTGGTAGAAGAGTTGAAATAACGGCGAACAGCAGCCAGTTTGTTTTCCAAATCACCAATTTCCTGCTGCAAATGCATAAAGTTCGTGTTTGCTTTCAAATCCGGGTAAGCTTCAATCTGGACGTTCAATCCGTTCATTGCAGCAGCCATGTTATTTTCAGCAGCGATCTTTTCAGAAATAGTTCCTGCATGCAGGTATCTGGAACGAGCTTCTGTAACGCGTGTCAATACTTCACTTTCGTGGTTCATGTAGCCTTTAACAGCCCCCAATAATTGTGGAATTAAGTCGTAACGTTGTTTCAATTGTACGTCGATATCCGCAAAAGCGCTTTCGCGATTGTTTTTCAATGAAACAAGTCGGTTGTTAATAGAGATTAACCAAAAGATTAGAATCAATACAACACCTCCAATAATAAGTCCAGCGATCATGTTTTTAAGTTTAAAATGTTAAGCGAATATAGTACTAATTTTTGTTCGCATGCTGTATTAGGAATTCTTAACTAAAATGGAGGTTTGAACGGATGTTTTTGAATGTGAGTGAGTAAACTCTTAGACCTAAACAAGTGATCAGCAACAATTGTAATACATTACCGCTCTTCCTTTTTTCTTCGAGAAGGCAACATGTCTCCCGTCTTCCTTGCCCAGCAAATAATAAAACCCTACGGCCTGTTTATTGGCTTTTATTTCTTCCCAGGTTTCCTGGTCGATGTAATAACTCTGGTCTTCAAAAAGTACGTCTTCTTCAATAGCCGGTGTGGTGAATCGGTCTTTGGAGAAAAATTCTTTGATGCGCTTGGTTATAAAGGCGTCCGTTTCTTTTTGGGAATGAATGTCTCCTGTGAAATCATAACCAAGCAGGTAATCTGCTTCGAATTCTTCTTTTAGAATGTTCTTGCCTTCCGAAGTGGTGATGGTGAAAAGTACTTTTCCTTTCAGGAGGTTTTCCCCCGTGACAACAATTCGGAATTCGTCTTTCTTTCCGGGATCCGAAAAAGTATGCAGGATTTTATTTTCGATCAGGTAGCCAGGTTTTTCGGTGGGTGTTTCACATTCTTTTTGTGCCGGTGTTTTTGGTTCTGTTTCCACCGATCTTTTGGCTTTTTCACGAGTGGATTCGCCGCAGGATGTGATGGTTACTCCGACCAATAAAACGAAACATAACTGACTTACTTTGCTCATACCTTCTATTTTTCAATTTGTGCTATCCAGTTTAAGATTCCGGCATGCAGGTTTGGTTCGATCGATTTCAAAGCGTTTAACGAATCGATAGTTACGATCTTCCGTCCGTCCGGATAATTGGTTCCTTTCAAAATAGCATTGTCGATCTTTGAACCGGTGGGGAAGACCAATAGGAATTTTCCACGGTGTAAATTTACCACCAGCAAATCCCGTTTGTATTCTTTGGCGTCGAAAGCTTTCATTTCACCCGAATAAAAGAATGCTAATGAATTCCATTTGATCTGTTCGCGGATTTCAGGATCGATGTTCGGAACAAAACTCCGGACATAAGCCACAAATTCCTGTTCGGCAGGTTCCAATGCTGAAATGTATTCACTAACCCTGGGATCTGTCATACTTTTTACGATTTGTGTTTGATGTAAATAACTTCTTCTGTTCCTTCTGTCATTCGATTCTCCAGGTAAGTTAAGCCAATTTTTTCAAGTACGCACACAGAAGCACCATTTTCCGGCATAGCTCGTCCCACAATTGTTTCCATGCCCAACTGACCGAATCCCAGTTCCAGGCAAGCTCCGGCAGCTTCCGTGGCATAACCTTTTCCCCAGAATTTTTTCATGAGCCGGTAACCGATATCGAATTCATCCAGTTCGGGAGTGTATTTCAATCCGCACCAGCCCAGATATTCGCCGGTTTCTTTCAGGATCATTGCCCAACGGCCAAACCCATATTTTCGGTAAGATTCGTAGTTTTCCAGGAATGTGCGGGCTTCTTCAATGCTTTCAAAAGGATCGTCGCCGGTATATCGAAGCACTTCCGGATCTGAATTCAGCAAATAAGCATTTTCAGCATCGTCCGGGGTCATTTCCCGAAGGTAGAGGCGGGGCGTTTCGAGGATTTTAGTCATTTTTTACCCATTTAATTCGAGGATCTACTAATTATCAGGATGAACCCCATTTAATAATTCCTAATTCGGCATTCGTAATTAGGAATTATTCAATCTCAATCCCCATAATACACACATCATCTATCTGTTCTAAGTCGCCTTTCCAATTGAAGAAAGTTGTTCTCAAACTATCGATTTGGCGGGCGATTTGTTCATGGGAGATCTGAACCAGGAGATTTTTCAGGTTTTTCGCCTTGAATTTCTTCGATTCCGGTCCGCCGAACTGATCTGCATAGCCGTCGGTAATGAGGTAGATACGATCGCCTTTTTCCAGTTCTACAACGTGCGTTGTAAATGGTTTCATGTCGAAATGCTTCCCGATGGGTTGCTTATTGGGTTTGATCTCCACGATCTCGCTGCTTTCTTTTTTCCAGATCCAAAGCGGATTGTTAGCCCCTGCCCAGGTAATTTGGTGAGTGCTCTTATTCCAGGTGCACAGGGAAATATCCATTCCGTCTGAAATCTCGATATCTTCCTCTTCCTTGGATAATTCATCTACAATGAATTCACGCGTTTTGTCCAGGATCAATCCCGGGTCTCTTAAACCGAATTCTTTGACCGAACGGTTCAGGGCGTTGTGACAAACCACACTCATCATGGCTCCTGGAACTCCATGTCCGGTGCAGTCGGCCACGGCAAAAATGATCGAATCTTTGGTTTCTTCCAGCCAGTAAAAATCGCCGGCTACAATGTCTTTCGGTTCGTAAAGAACGAAATGTTCCGGTAAGACGCGTTCGCGCAATTGACTGGAAGGAAGAATGGCTGTTTGAATGCGTTTGGCATAGTTAATGGAATCCAGGATCTCATGGTTTTTCTCTTCTACCTGGCGATTTTTCTCCTCGATGATCACTTTTTGCTTTTTGACTTCGTTCCAGCGCCGGTAAAGGATGAATGAGAAACCAAGGATCAGTATTCCGACAATGGCGATTGCCCAGTTAATGATCAGCGCCTGTTCCTGCTTCTTTTTGTTTTCCAAAGCTGTTGCCAATTGGTTCAGGCGTTGTGTTTCACGCTCTTTGTCGAACTTGTAGTTCATTTCTTCCTGGGTCTGCTTGCGGATATTGTCTTCGTTGGCCAGTTCTTTTTCAATCTGGTTAAACCGGTGCAGGTATTTAAAAGCGGTTTTGAAATCGCCTCTTTTTTCAGCCGATTCGGAGAGTGACTGGCAAACTGATTTCAAAATTTCCTTAGCGCCCAGTTTTTCAGCCAGGGCCATGGATTCGTTCAGGTACTTTTCTCCTTCTGCCAGTTTTCCCTGCTTGACGGCCACCACTCCCAGGTTTAATTTCGAAGTAGCAACTCCCAGGCTCAGGTTGAGTTTTTCGCGAATAGCCAATGATTTAAGCTGGTAATATTCCGATCGTTTGTAATCTCCCTGTTTCTGGTAACAAACCCCCAGGTTATTGAAATCATCGGAAAGTCCCAGACTGTCGTTCATTTCGATGTCGATCGCCATAGATTCCCGGTAATAATGAATGGCTTTTTCATATTTCTCCTGGTTCATAAAAACGATTGCCAGGTTGTTGACCGAAGCCGCAATTCCTTTTTGAAACTTCAATTCACGCCGGATACGAAGGGATTTCTCGTGGTATTGAAGCGCTTTTTCATATTGTTCCTGGTTGTTGTAGATCAATCCGATATTGCTCAGAATGTAGGCTTCGTTGTTCCGGTCCTTTATCTTTTCGGCAACGCGCAATGCCTTGAAAAAATGGGTCAGAGCCTGTGAGTAATCGCCCTTGTAGTCGAATGCAATACCGATATTGTTATCAAGCAAACTTGCAATGGAATCTTCGTGGTGCCTGCGGGCAAGTTTCAGAGATTCTTTTCCGTAACTGATTGCTTTGTCGTAATCGCCGTAATACCACCCATAAGCAACAGCCTCGTTGAATAAAAGTAGTTTTTTTCGGATGTTTTTTTCGGATTTTCCCAGCCGGTAAATGGAATCAATACCACTCGTTTGTCCCCGGGAAGGAACAAAAACCAACATCAAAGCAATAGTGAGCAAGGAATTTTTCACGTCACAATAATACGTATTATAGTCATAAGCTTTGTTAAAGGAAATAAACATTTCGCATGTTTTGACTATTGATCCATGATCTCTTGTTACTTTTGTGGCGTTGCTGAAGCATAAGCATTGCAGCACTTTGAGCATAATGGAAATGGAATTGATCACCACATATATTTGTAAAGACTTTGATATAGGCATTCACAACAACATGTTTGGTGGGAAATTGATGTCCCTGATTGACGACGCTGCTGGTTCTTTTGCTTCGCAGATTTGTGATTCGCCCAACATGGTTACGATCAAAGTGGATGAGCTGGTCTTCAAAAAAGCGGTGAAATCCGGGGCCATTCTGAAAGTCTATGGGAAAGTCGTGCGATTCGGGAATTCTTCCATTGAATTGTACATGGAAATCCGCAAACACAACGTTTATACCGGGAACCAGGATTTGGTGACGCATACCAATATGACTTTTGTGCGAATCGATGAAGAAGGGAAATCCCTGCCGATTGCGGAATACGTCAAAAAACGCCACGCGCTGCGTATTGAAAAGTACGGGAAGGCGTTGCTGCTTCCGACTGAAGACGGTTTTTCCGCGGAATAAATAAAAGTTCAAAAGTTCAAATTGAATCCTTTAAACTCTTTGAACCTCCTTTACGATTGCGATTTCAGATAGGCATCGACCTGCTGAAGCACTTCTCTTTTTTTTCTTCTCGGAAGAAATACTTCGAAATCATTGGTCTTTAAACCGATATAACCTGATCCGCCCTGGTCGCAGCTTGCAATATCGTCGAGGTTGATAATGACCGATTGGCTTGCCCGGATAAGGTAAGGAACTTCTTTGTGTTCATTTTCCAGGGTGCTGAGTGATTTGGATACCAGGTAAGAATCTCCGTTCTTACAAAAAATGGAGGTGTATCCTCCCGATTGTCCGACCATGTAGGCCACACCGGAACAATTGATGTAATGTGTTTTTTTGTTCTTAATGACTGCAATTTTGCAACGGTCGTCCAATTGGCTTTTAACCGAATCGATGAGTTTCTTTTCCGAAATCCGCTTCCTGGCTTTTTCAATTGCCGCACAAAAGCGGTCTTTGTCGATCGGTTTTAGAATGTAATCAATCACGGAATGCTCAAATGCCTGCAGAGCAAATTGTTCGAACCCGGTTACCAGAATGACTTCAAACCTGCGTTTTTTGAGCCGGTTCAATAAATCGAAACCGGTACTGTCGGGCATTAAAATATCCAAAAACAACAAGTCGGTATTTTCCTGTAGCTGCCTGCTGTTAAGAAAGGTGTCCAAATTGTCAGACTCGCCAATGATCGTAATTTCCGGGTAATATTTTTGGACCAGGATGTGAAGGACTTCCCGGTTTGCCTGTTCGTCATCGATTAAATATGCCTTCATAGTTGTTGGGATTGGTAGACTTCGGGACTGAATAGGAATGTGATGGTTGTGCCGGAAGAAGAACTGCTGACTTCCATGAAAGCTACTGCTTTTTGGAATTGCAGATTGAGTGCATCAATCCGTTCCCGGATCAGTTTATTGCCTTTTGATAAATGTTCCTCGCTTTGGTTGGCTGTATTGAACCCGGGTCCATTGTCGCTGATCCGAACAATCAGTTGCCCGGCTGGATTGAAAGAAAATGAAATGTTCAGTTCCGGGTCATTTTCCTGGAATTTCAAGCCATGCCAGATAGCGTTCTCTAAAATTGGCTGCAGGAGCAGCGATGGAAAACGGAATTCACTCAATTGACTTTCCGAAAGGTTCATTTCTTTGCGGACGTTAAAGCGGTGTCTGAAGCGTAGCAATTCCAGTTCCAGGTAAGCGTCTACCAGTTCCAGTTCTTGTTTGACGGTGATGAACTGCGTTTCACTGTAATAGAGGATTTTCCGCATCAGGAAACTGAATTTTGCCAGGTATTGAGCGGCCAGATCATTATCTTCTTTTAAGATCAATGCCTGGATGGCAGCAAACCCATTACTCAGGAAATGCGGGTTTACCTGTGCTTTTACAGCAAGGAGTTTATATTCATTCAGTTTGCTTTCCAGTTCCGAGCGTTCGGATTTTCGTTTGCGGCGTCTTAAATGGATGATCAGCACAATGGAAATAATGATAG includes the following:
- a CDS encoding tetratricopeptide repeat protein, whose protein sequence is MFISFNKAYDYNTYYCDVKNSLLTIALMLVFVPSRGQTSGIDSIYRLGKSEKNIRKKLLLFNEAVAYGWYYGDYDKAISYGKESLKLARRHHEDSIASLLDNNIGIAFDYKGDYSQALTHFFKALRVAEKIKDRNNEAYILSNIGLIYNNQEQYEKALQYHEKSLRIRRELKFQKGIAASVNNLAIVFMNQEKYEKAIHYYRESMAIDIEMNDSLGLSDDFNNLGVCYQKQGDYKRSEYYQLKSLAIREKLNLSLGVATSKLNLGVVAVKQGKLAEGEKYLNESMALAEKLGAKEILKSVCQSLSESAEKRGDFKTAFKYLHRFNQIEKELANEDNIRKQTQEEMNYKFDKERETQRLNQLATALENKKKQEQALIINWAIAIVGILILGFSFILYRRWNEVKKQKVIIEEKNRQVEEKNHEILDSINYAKRIQTAILPSSQLRERVLPEHFVLYEPKDIVAGDFYWLEETKDSIIFAVADCTGHGVPGAMMSVVCHNALNRSVKEFGLRDPGLILDKTREFIVDELSKEEEDIEISDGMDISLCTWNKSTHQITWAGANNPLWIWKKESSEIVEIKPNKQPIGKHFDMKPFTTHVVELEKGDRIYLITDGYADQFGGPESKKFKAKNLKNLLVQISHEQIARQIDSLRTTFFNWKGDLEQIDDVCIMGIEIE
- a CDS encoding winged helix-turn-helix transcriptional regulator, translated to MGAIKLAIYPRTQIRKSDVARAISVPARITILKTIIEDGRTNGIYLSDVLKLSQPTIHHHLMVLKSTGLIKGDFFDEDYYWFLNYECEDELNALRWFLED
- a CDS encoding GNAT family N-acetyltransferase; its protein translation is MTKILETPRLYLREMTPDDAENAYLLNSDPEVLRYTGDDPFESIEEARTFLENYESYRKYGFGRWAMILKETGEYLGWCGLKYTPELDEFDIGYRLMKKFWGKGYATEAAGACLELGFGQLGMETIVGRAMPENGASVCVLEKIGLTYLENRMTEGTEEVIYIKHKS
- a CDS encoding M48 family metallopeptidase translates to MAAYIGLHQQIRSNNLKSALILAGFPLLILAGVYAFFFFMMGGKDHMEQVNQRFITTIPFVIAGVLIWFLIAYFFNASMIQMASGSRPLERRENMRVYNLTENLCMSVGMKMPQLFVIDSPALNAFASGINEKSYAVTLTTGIIDHLNDEELEGVIAHELTHIRNKDVRLLIVSIIFVGILSFAVDLLLRNLLWGGGRRDKDDNKGVLIALVISAVALLLSVLFKFALSRRREYLADAGAVQMTRNSRAMASALRKISGHSEVSNVKSEDVKQMFIEHKALDGAGFAGLFATHPPIEKRIAVLEQM
- a CDS encoding LytTR family DNA-binding domain-containing protein → MKAYLIDDEQANREVLHILVQKYYPEITIIGESDNLDTFLNSRQLQENTDLLFLDILMPDSTGFDLLNRLKKRRFEVILVTGFEQFALQAFEHSVIDYILKPIDKDRFCAAIEKARKRISEKKLIDSVKSQLDDRCKIAVIKNKKTHYINCSGVAYMVGQSGGYTSIFCKNGDSYLVSKSLSTLENEHKEVPYLIRASQSVIINLDDIASCDQGGSGYIGLKTNDFEVFLPRRKKREVLQQVDAYLKSQS
- a CDS encoding LemA family protein — translated: MIAGLIIGGVVLILIFWLISINNRLVSLKNNRESAFADIDVQLKQRYDLIPQLLGAVKGYMNHESEVLTRVTEARSRYLHAGTISEKIAAENNMAAAMNGLNVQIEAYPDLKANTNFMHLQQEIGDLENKLAAVRRYFNSSTKEYNNGIEQFPSSLIAGFKGYKTEPMFDLGVEQRQTLDKAPEVKF
- a CDS encoding hotdog domain-containing protein; protein product: MEMELITTYICKDFDIGIHNNMFGGKLMSLIDDAAGSFASQICDSPNMVTIKVDELVFKKAVKSGAILKVYGKVVRFGNSSIELYMEIRKHNVYTGNQDLVTHTNMTFVRIDEEGKSLPIAEYVKKRHALRIEKYGKALLLPTEDGFSAE